The segment gaaggggaaagaataCACAGACCTTAAGACAAAACCACACAGAACGAGGTGGCCTCGGGGACAACAAGTAGTTTATGGGCAACCCCATTAACCTTAACTATACATTTACAAGTTGAGCATAAACCAGATCTTGCTGGATCTAGACAGTGAACTGTACAGCTTTATAACGAAACATCAGGAGAGTAGGAAAATCCCAAGAATTTTCCAGCTCCTGGTTAGGGAAGATAGAATCAAGCGTGCAGGTCAGCATCACACACACATTCTGCAATGCATTCACATAAGCTGTCGCATACTTTTTGTTTTACGTGTTGCCTTGCAGTCCCACAGTCAACAGACATCAAGGATGTCACAACGTGCCTTAGAAGATAATGGAGATGACCTCTGTCcaaggcagggaggcaggagccaGGCTAGCGCAGGCTTAGCCCACTCCCAGAGTCAAGAGATGACCCGGAGGGGCCTATGGGGTGGCTAAAATGGGCAGCACCCGCGGGCCTCGCCACGACGGCACCACAGCCCGGTTTTCCTCCCAGGCACGACGGGCACAGGCTGTATTTTAAGCACATCCAGGACGTTTTTACAGCGAAGGCAGGGCTCCTGTCAGGCCGCGTGCTTTGACCACCTCTAGGAACGCGCGCTGGTTTTGCAGAGCGAGCTCCAGCGGGCAGGGAGGGCCGGGCCCGCTCGGGACGGCGGCAGGAGGGGCGCGGGCAGGACGGGACGAGGCACCGGGGTCAGAGACGGGCGGCGGGGGCCCGGGGCCAGCCGGCAGCGGGGGGCGAGGCGCAGGCCGTGCCGGCGGCCGGGGCGCAGCGAGGAGGGAGGCCGGAGGAGGCCGGAGGAGGCCGCCCGTCCCCGGCCCGCCCGCGGGGCGAGgccgcccctccccgccgcgcTACTCCccgtgccgccgccgccattttgtccCAGTGCCTGCGCCCCTGGCGAGCGGCGGTCGGTCGCTCTCCCTCAGCCGCGCCCGCTCGCGCCGCAGGTCCCCGCTCCGCGCCCGAGCCGTTCCGAAGGGCGGCCCCGTCGATGGCCAGCTTTCCCCCGAGGGTCAACGAGAAGCTCATCGGTGAGGGGCGGCCGGGCCgagcgggccgggggggcgggagcgggccgggcggggcgcggggggacCGCCGGGCTCCCAGCCGGGCTCCCCGCCTGCCGCTGCCGGCGGCGCCCGGGCACCGAGCGGCCGCGATCGTGGCGGGGCCGAGGGCCGCCGGGTGCCGGCCGCTCGCCCGCGTTCCCCCCGCTGTGGCGGCGCGGCGCAGCCCGCTCGCGGGGCAGCGAAGGCCCCGGCCCTTGTGCGCGGCCGGCTGTTTGTCCGTAGTCACTCAACCTCCTTTGCAGCTGAGGCTTGCTCGTTTGCTTGGTTATATTGTGACCGTAAgacaaataaaagtaaaataattaacatttcgCCTGGTTCCTctataactttttaaaatatgctgaatatatttcttaatggcatttcctctttgttttcttttcagcacgATCACGTACTGTAGGAGAACTGTTAGCCCCCACTTCTCCTTTTGACAAGAAGTGTGGACGTGAGAACTGGACTGTTGCGTTTGCTCCCGATGGATCTTACTTTGCTTGGTCACAAGGGCATCGCATAGTGAAGCTGGTCCCCTGGTCCCAGTGCCTTAATAACTTGTAAGATAAAACCATACGGCtcttaaactgaaaaatttaaGAATTTCCAAATAGAAGATAACGTTTAATAGATTCAAACTCATATATTGTCTCTTTAAGCCTTGacatcttaggaaaaaaatagttctttaaaGTACTAGCCATTATCTTCTTCTCTGTGGCCAGCCAGAGAAACAATTGTATTGCAACTTCACAATGGAGTAATTTACTAATTCAGTCAAGTGCTCTAAAATAAGTGGAAGTTAGAATGAACATGGAATTTTGAAAACTAAAGCAGATCTGGACTCTTACATTTCCTATCAGagagctattttatttttaccatttagGAATTTACTTAAAGGCAGACCCCTTCTCTTATTATTCATTTTAGAGTGAAAGTTAAGTTccaaaagatgttttattttcagctgtaggttacattttaaagaagttaGTATCTAGCAGTTGAATCTTTGTACTTAAAGTTAAGTTTTGCTTCCATTGTTCCCAGCAaatcccttttttgttttcctgtttctggtCATGGTTTAGTTGTTTTTCATATGCTGGTTTCAATGTCTCATCCCAGTTTTCCATGAACGTAAGTGAATTGCCGGGAACTTCTTGCTTATTTAGCAGGAAGTGTTAGACATTTTTGTAGCTTATTTTGTCTGTAAATGCTTGTAATGTTTTTCAAAGTGAGTTAAGTTAATATGTTTCTACAGAGGTAAAGACATGGACAGTCTTTGTAGAAGAAGTTTTCCAAGGGTTAATAATTCTTgacagttataaaaaaaaaaaacagcttttataatttgaaagtaaaaatgcattcttACGGACCTCCATGCATGTACATCATGGCAACTCACAGATTTCATTACATCTTAAAGACCTTTCTGTTCTATTGCATTCTGAATGTCACACGATATGTagctacttatttttaaagactctTTAcgtttttcttgtttgttttgcagcttgTTGCATGGCACAAAGAATGTTGCAAATTCTATCAGTACAAGACCTGCAAGACAGAACAGTGACAGTGGTCAGAAAAATAAGCCCTGTGAACATATAATAGACTGTGGTGATATTGTATGGAGTCTTGCTTTTGGGTCTTCAGTGCCTGAGAAGCAGAGTCGCTGTGTGAATATAGAATGGCATCGTTTCAAATTTGGGCAAGACCAGCTTCTACTTGCAACAGGCTTGAACAATGGGCGCATCAAGATATGGGATGTATATACAGGTAGAGTGTGTGAGGGGAAGTTGGCATGTCAGTGTTACTTTATGCAGTAGTAACATTAATACGCAGAAAAAATTgtttacagaattttaattgGGAGTTGACTCTTGAATacaaattaagtatttttgaaataatgaacTGCAACTAGGAACATCTGATACTGCTAGAGGAAGGAACAGACTCAGGTCATGCTTTGAGATGTAAGTGATGTAAGAGAGAGCCTTGGTGCTGCAAAATGGCTAAGTATGTGATTGATTTCAGGCATATTGGTTGTTTAGTCCGAAATGTTCTTCTGGAttgtagttttaaaatactttcaaacaAAGGAAACTTCAACAGCAAGAAGTTACCCTCTGTTCTTGAGTATGGGGAAGGACATATGTCAATAAGtatcttgtgttttttaaaaagttaatattgtttcaaatattgttttcacCTAACAGGAAAACTCCTCCTTAACCTGATGGACCATACAGAAGTTGTTAGAGATTTAACCTTTGCCCCAGATGGCAGCCTGATTTTAGTGTCTGCATCCAGAGACAAAACACTGAGAGTGTGGGACCTGAAAGATGACGGTATGCATTTTAAGTTCATCTGCTGTAACACGTAGGAGAAGTATGCACATACTCTCCTCATTTATTGCTATAAATACAGGTcaggctttcttttcaaaaaaaaattccttctaTTAGTCTCTTAATCTGTATGTTCTCTTGAAATTCTTTATCTATATGTACTCTAAAGGTACAAGCTGGTATTGAGTTAAGTTAAAACTGTACATGAAGTGACTTTTCAATAGGGACCTAGGATTTAGAAGCtgcagaatatttatttctatgtaGACTGACACTGCAAGACCTTGTTAGGAAAGagcataaaattttaaaaagaaaaaataggaaatatttttcatattgaaTATGTAGTATTTAACCAATTCTTATGGGACTagaatgtctttctttttttttttttccccaggaaataTGATGAAAGTGTTGAGAGGACATCAGAATTGGGTATATGGTTGTGCATTCTCTCCAGACTCTTCCATTCTCTGTTCTGTTGGAGCTAGTAAAGCAGTATGTGTCAGAGTTTCTTGTTCATTAAATCTACTGAATTGTATGCATAATCATTTTAAATCTCAGTTAACATTAAGCTTGTGCTCGGTGTCATGAACTTCTAATGTTTTACGATGATGTAAAAGTGCATGAAATTAAACTAGCAAATGGTGCATTAAGACACTGATTTATGAATTGAACTTGCACTGCTTTTAGTTGAAGAAACTTTAAGCATCTTTGAGAAATAGTCCTGCACATGTTCATAGTATACAATCAAAGAAGACTAAAGCTTCCAGTGTTATAAGATACTTAGACTAATgcataaaactattttattactgattttatcCTTTCTATTTCCTGCTCAATGCAAAGGACTTTTCAAAGTCTTGAGCCAGTCATGGTATCTCCTGCTGAACAAAAATACTTCGTGTTCTTGAATACAAATGGCACTCGTGTCTAAAAGATGTAGAATGAAGAACAGCATAGTGGTTTTGTTTACAGCTGTATTGTAATGCCCTGCTAGAGAACTGAAAGCAGTGCAGGTAAAGCACGTATACAATAAGCTGCTTTTCTTGGCACTGAAGAATTAGgataaaagaggaaagggaagtcAGTTTAGTTACAGGGGCTTTTGGGGTAGTTTAATGAAGCGTAGCGATGCTGAATAAAAAGCACAATTCAATCATTGAGTACTACTTTGTATGAATGACtgttcaaatgcattttatacTTTATCAGTGCAGATTTGATAGAGAATAGTTgagtttggggttttgttttttctttaaatagagCAGATGTGGATGTATACATTGATATCTTTAGGCTGTGTGTTTTCCATAAGCTTCTTGCTTTCCCTGTCACAGGTGGTGGCAGCAATATTGGTGTGATTGAGGTTAAGCTGGCACCACTCACACAGGAGCACAATGGTGTTAGCTGGGCAGAAAGAGTGGCATCTCTGGCTACCAGGCTGGGGGCGAACTTTACCATAGGATGAAGTAACCTTGCATTCGACTGCAAGGTGTACTGTACGTACGCAGGTGCTGGTTGATGtccactttctgctttctttctttcttttttcttttttttttttttttaaattttcccaGCAGTGAAACACTGACTCCTAAAATGTAGTTTCCAGTTTTATGGAATGTTGGGGTCTTAGAGGAATTGGTCAACACGTTTATAACTGATTGTAAAATGGTTCAGTTGTAGGAAGTATGTGAGGCACTAAGGCCATGTTTGCTTTGGTcaaacatacatatttatcCAAGATGCCTGCACTTAATCTGTGCAGTAAGACTgagtcaggggaaaaaaatcaagaaaccTAATGAGCTCTTTCAGGGATATATCTTATGCTAAAGACTTACATTTTCTATAAACTTATGATTCAGTACATATGGATCGTTCTATTAAGTAATTCTGCACAGtctttattttgattatatatAATGTACAACTGCATGTAAAATCCCAGAATATTATAATCTTTTACCAATGTTTATAATACAATATGCAATTGGCCGGGTAAATTGTAATCttaatggtttttgtttgttttttgtttttaattgttgacttgatttaaaatgcataaattcTTTCTAATAATGTGGTTAGACTTCCCTGTTGTTTTGCCAAAGACATAACTTTTGGCTGTGAAAATTCTCTTTGCTTGCAgtatctgtttctcttcctaGGCTGACGTTGGTGATCCAAGCCAATTGTAAACAAGTGATCTTAAAGGGATGCCACTGGAGTAACAATATGTTAACCTTACGTTTTCTGTCtgtatatttcttaaaattttggTAGTTACTGAAAAGAGGGGACTGTAGAGTTTAACcctatttatttctgcatattttaataaaatagttttgtaaTACATGAATTTCAGTAAGCTACATGGTTAAATTGTGTTGCCTTTATCTTATATTTTGGCTTATTTTGTTAATAACATTTAACAAACTTGAATTAGAACTTGCATGtctgctttaattatttttttaaaaaattgattttaatcTGAGTATGACACTGAgcatatttcttaattttagtaATTCATAATGCCTGATTTTAATATAATCCTAAATAAGACTACCAgctatacttaaaaaaaaaaaaaaaaaaaaaaaaaagtaaatgtttaatTGCTTCTTTGAGCAGAGCTATAACATTAGCTTATTTAATTGCAGGTTTTTCTCTGGGATATGGATAAATACTCCATGATACGGAAACTTGAGGGACATCACAATGATGTTGTAGCTTGTGAGTTTTCTCCTGATGGAGCTTTACTGGCTACTGCATCTTATGATACTCGTGTCTATGTCTGGGATCCATATATTGGAGTTATTCTTATGGAATTTGGGTAAGTGAACTAGTCAAATCTGGAAACTTTCTCCTAGAATGAAGGtgactgctaaaaataaatggtttaaTGCAACCAACTGATAACTAGACTTGAGAGAAAATCATAGCAGTGGTCGATGGAAATCCTAAAATGGTAGAACAGCAGAGTTTTTCCTCTGAGACAGAATTTAAGAGTTTTCAATAAAGCTGAAATGTTCAGTACTAAAAAAGA is part of the Cygnus atratus isolate AKBS03 ecotype Queensland, Australia chromosome 20, CAtr_DNAZoo_HiC_assembly, whole genome shotgun sequence genome and harbors:
- the WSB1 gene encoding WD repeat and SOCS box-containing protein 1 yields the protein MASFPPRVNEKLIARSRTVGELLAPTSPFDKKCGRENWTVAFAPDGSYFAWSQGHRIVKLVPWSQCLNNFLLHGTKNVANSISTRPARQNSDSGQKNKPCEHIIDCGDIVWSLAFGSSVPEKQSRCVNIEWHRFKFGQDQLLLATGLNNGRIKIWDVYTGKLLLNLMDHTEVVRDLTFAPDGSLILVSASRDKTLRVWDLKDDGNMMKVLRGHQNWVYGCAFSPDSSILCSVGASKAVFLWDMDKYSMIRKLEGHHNDVVACEFSPDGALLATASYDTRVYVWDPYIGVILMEFGHLFPPPTPIFAGGANDRWVRSVSFSHDGLHIASLADDKMVRFWRIDEEYPVQVAPLNNGLCCTFSTDGSVLAAGTQDGSVYFWATPRQVSSLQHLCRMAIRRVMPTSQVKNLPIPSKVVEFLCYQI